TACATGTggtaatatataaatacatcttGTAACTCATCTATAAACTCCTCACAAGTTTTCTATATTACACACTGGGTTGGACATCATTAGTAGACTCAAGGGCCTTAAGAATAAAAAATGTCTGTAACAGCATGTGATGGtctttaaaacaacaacagtccTTTGTTGACTCATCTTTTTATCTCGTGTTTTTATCATCTTCAATGAGCCAAACTGCAGCATTACGGGAACATTGTGTTCTCCGGAATTTCTTTCTGTATTCATTTATTGGTGAAAAAAGTAACAGAACAAGTTAAacagaggacaaacaacaagaaaataatcacataTTGCAACAACATCCATCTACTAGGCTTCTGCTGTAGCTGTTTAAACACTGACCCCCATTATGAGCTCAACGCTTTGTAAAACATTTAGTAACAATTGCAATTTTCAAGGGTGAATATAGACTATAAATATGACATCCAAAGACACTGCACAAATCTCACAAGCAGTTAGTGAAGGCATATTCAAACAGACGTTAAAAGGATTCAGAGGTGAGTAAATGAATGGTATGtgtgcaaaaataaaacaacagttATACAGTTTAAGATGTAATTCATTATCTTgctttttacactttaaattTCTCTTTCTCACCAGTGATGGAGCTGAAGTTGTGGTTTTCCTTTTTGCTCTTAAATGGTGAGTCTTAAATTAAAATGGTGTTACATAAAATACTTCATCTTACACTTGTTTTCAGTGATCCATGATGTCCAATCCTAATCTGCTAGCCAATGGACGGCAAACATGCCAACAAATATtcagaaaaatataaatactgGTGGGTTTACTTAGATAGATTGTTATCTGATTACCATAAATATCATTTCAATGtcactttatgtgtgtgtttacagtttttaattTGTGTAAAAACAGGAGGGCAAGATGGGGTAAGATGACCCCTTAAGAACATTGTACATATACGCTTGATGTTAGAATGTAATATCATTGTGTATAAACCAACACAGTTTTGGGGGGTGTGGTAATATGTAATAAAtgcagtaattaaaaaaaagcttgtgATTGTATGAGTTGtgcatgttttactttttttttaatttataggctacaagaataaaacatgttttaaaggcCAAGTCATTTAAATAGGAGGGCACCTATGAGGGGCAGTGTTTGGTGTGTGCCTGTTTGAAATGTGTGACTTCTGTATAGCTGAGATACTGACAAGCTTTCCTTTTGCCTTCCTGTCAATTTACCATTAACACGCTTTCATGCAACACAAGGGTTTTTCCACATTGACCTGAGCACACACTGCATATATTTACATTATCAGTTTGTTTTAGttgattaattaataaatacaatttgTGAGAGTGCATGtgtttatacagtacatacaaatacatatacagCTTTAAAAGGTGCAACTTGTGCAATATGTGTTATTAGGTGACTAATACATTGATTTGACTGAAAATTAAAAGCTATCAAACATATATGTAACTAAAAAATGACAGCAGTTTAATGGTGATTTTTCATCATTCACATTTGTGACTGTTTATCGGACAAGCAGTCAGggaattattttcaaaaatatgtgGGAATTACAGGGGAAAAACAGCACTTATATAcagaataaaacatattttttgtacaACTTTCTTGACCCACATCAGATGGAGCTGTTCCTCAAATGAGTTGAACAATGTTACATATTGGCATATATTGCTTCATCGCAGTCAGTCTGTATAGGGAACAAGATTAACTCACTCTCTTCTCTCATGTAAGGAAATAATAAAGGAATGAAGAAAAATGTACATACCTCCATGTTGCCATACACATGATCATCGACGTAAATGCCGGAGCACTGTACATCATCATAGGACCTTTCTTTTCTGAGGACAGAatgcagatgtttttttacacatttattaTGCAAGGTTTCActtttgacattgacatgtttgTTTAAACTGAGGTAAATGACTAAAACCTTTTTGTTGGAGCATACTGAGGGATCACCACATCTTTATCTGTTTTCAGTGAGCTCATGCGAGGTGTTGGTGCATCCTTAGACCTCCCCCTGCTGGCAGAATAATGGTGTTTAGTTTAAGAACCTCAAACCCAaagatgtatgtatgtttctGGTGTCTGTGGTGGCATTAAATGTACACATCTTTTAAATGTCTAACAGCATCAACAATCACATTTCAATGCTTTATTTGAAAAACATAACTTACCGTTTTTTAACAACTATCACTGTTATTAAAAGCATCACCAAAATCCCGCCTGCTCCAGAAGCGATGATAATGTAAAGATTCTGCATCTTACCTGTCCAAACAGAAACCATGTAGTGTAATTTTACTCTTTCTCAATACAAAGTTCATTCCTTCAGTCTTCAGGCGAATGTCATGCgcttctgaaaataaaaaaataaaaaagtccttACTGTTAGGTAGAGGGAGTGAGAGGTTGGCATTGCCCAGGGTGTTGTTTGCCAGACAGTAGACAGCCTCAGAAGATCCAAACTTTGCCCGCAGAGTCCCAATGGTAACAAAGCCATGTTTTTCTACCTCGGTGCTTGGCAGGACTCTGTCAGAAAGCACAAAATAGACCATGCTGGGAGGCCTGGACTCcgcaatgcacacacactttaccaTATCCGTCTCTGAGGAACAGGAAGAAGCTGTCTTAATCTCAGGGGCATCTGTAAGCACAAGGAATGGAGTTATGAGTTAGTCCTCCTTTATTATATTACTTTTTATATATGTGGTTAAATGAAGACTCTCTTCTTATTTTTACACTTGTTTACTTACATAACACATTAAGCTGCACAGGGTTTGAATTGCCTCGTCCTACTGCATTGATGACAGTACAGTACAGAGCTCCTGTGTGTCTGGAGATATTTGGCAGCATGTAGACGTTTCCTTGATGCAGCTGAGCACCAGTTTCATTATGCCACTGATAGCTGCTGGCAGGGGGGTGAGCATCACTGGAGCATCTCAGCAGCACAGCTTCTCCCTCCTTTACATCTGACTTGTGCTCAACCGTCACATTTGCTGGGGCATCTGCATGGAAACACACAATGAACGCTTCATGATACCATGGTGGAGTATATTTTTTAGCCTACTCTTTTACAAAGTATATGCCAAAGCTGAGCTGAAAATTGactcaaaatgtcaaatgtcaatCTCATGtgggtgctagaggaaaagtcaggggatcaacaAAGTCATGGATGTGTCCTCTGGGTACCACCAATGTCgattacaaaatgtcatggcaatccatccactAGTTATTGAACTGTTTCAGTCttgaccaaagtggtggacaggCAGAGCTATGCCACTATGGGTAAAAAAGCAATCAGGAAGGGCCAAAATAACTTCATAAAGCCGTTAAGTAGGTTTttatacggtggccctgaagtgcaaatcacaacagcaaataaaacacaagggcaaataggaaaacacaacggcaaataggaaaacacaacggcaaataggaaaatacaacggcaaataagaaaacacaacggtaaataggaaaacacgacagcaaatatgaaaacacttcaacaaaggctccgtcctctgctagataggccctaccttttccgctagaagttaatgccattttgttttcctatttgctgtcgtgttttcatatttgctgtcgtgtttccctatttgctgtcgtgttttcatatttgctgttgtgtttttctatttgctgttgtgtttttctatttgctgttgtgatttgcactttttttttatgtgtctaTAGAAAATACAGAGAAGCAGACTTAATGTGCTATCCTTCATGCAGCCAGCTAATCCAATATACAGTAAGAGATAACATAATcctctttttccattgcagacgGATTCCTGATGACTTTAATCCTCTGACAGTGACTAACCCTGATTTAAGAAGCTTCGAAGCTACTAAATTTAAGTGTTGGTAAAAAAGCTTCCACATTGGTAAAGAAAACCCTAAATCCAGTAGGTTATGTAACATATCATCACACTAAGATTTCTGCCCACCTTTCACTGTATGGCCTCTGTGTGGTTTGGTTTCAAATTTTGATCTTTATTGGTATTTCCTTTCCCCGATTCGTTCTAGTTCTATAACAATTTTCATATTCCTTCAAATGTTTTTCATCATCTTTTTGTAGCTGTGAAGCCTGTTGTAACCCTGgttttaaaaagtgctatatactTTATAATAATAGTATCACTTATTACTAAGTTACAGTGTTTAAAGCATCAGCTTTTATTATGGCCACACTGCCATATACACTTACATTTTACTTTGAGGTCTCTGGATTTGTTTTGGTGCTGCCCTCCCTTGTATGTTACTGTGCACTGTAAAGGCTTGTTGTGATCAGCGCGGGTAGCTTGAAAGTTCAGGGTAGATGTCGCTCTCCACTGGCCATCGTCAAGCTGCTGTGGGTCTAAATGTGCGTCTCCAGTGTGACTCCAGGTGAAGACAGGAGGAGAGCTGGGGCAGGAGTGAGACACTGAGCAGGATGCAGACACCTTCTCACCTTCCACTACCTCCTCTTTCACAGAGAACTGGATGGGATTTGGTACACCTGTAACAACAAGAAAGATCATGATAGGCAAATGCAAAGATCATAAGGCTACTATTACAAGTAAGGATGATCACGTTGTCTACTGGgcaatgttgtgtattttgaaTACTGTTTGTTGTATTGGCCCTGATGGGCTtcgatatttaaaaaaagaaaagaaactgaaatTGAAATTAAGGAAGTGAGAAACCAGATAGTTGTTGACTATTGAAACCTAAATGACCACTGTTACCAACTCAGTAGTATTGTCAAAAGGACTTTGTTTAAAGTTATAGTTACAAACTCAGCTTTCAAAGACAACTGAAATAAACCATCAAGGTAAACACTGCTGTATAGTTAAAACATgttcttattatttatttggacTCTTGACTGTTTGCACAAATATAATATTGCATATAATGTAGAAAAGGTAAGTCAATAACATGAGGAAAGTAACCATTGTTAAATTTTCTCCATTTTCACTGATGCAACActggaattaaaaaaagacttcTGAGAAAATGCAGGAATCAATGGACTGTACTGTTACAGACGTCTGGTAAAAATTGTTAATATTACTTACTCATTGTAATGGAGACTGTGTTCTctttgtaagaaaacttgtcaTAGCCTGCCATTTCGATCCTGAAATAAAACGGCCCTTGGTCACTTTGTCGAAGGGGATCAATCTTCAATGAACAATTCTTCTGTCTGATGTCTCCCACCAGCTCTGTCCGACTCCGATACTGCTGCTTCATTGTTGACTCGTCTGGGTGATAGATGAGCTCATGTGCCCCCTCGGCCCACATCCCAGTCAATTCAGTGACCACACTGCTTGGATCTGGGTAGTTGAATGAGCAGGGGATCACCACACAGGATCCAGGGAGACCTTTTACTGAGGACGGCACCTTAATTGTCCAAGATGAGACTTCAGTTTGAGAACCTGTAGTCAAATGCAGAGGAAAATGTAACAAAGAGATAGCAGTGGTGAGAAGGACTTGCACAAAATATAATACTAatgataaaacaacaaaaagacaaaaagctgACTGTTTAAATTGACTTCTTGTGAGTTGAAAAGGTAAAAACTGGTTATACAgtgtagaaaaagaaacataCCCTTAGAGAAAAGGCACACAAGAAACAGAGGCCACTTGAGAGAGTCCATGTCGTCCTCTCGGGGTCAGATCTGCAAATAAAGTGACAAATATTTTCAGACTTGTCAGGTGCCGCTGTCATTTCCCTCTGATGAGAGATGACTTGTCTAGTTTCCATTCCACTTTttatacaccacacatacactgcCATACACTGCGCTACACACAAAATCTGATTTTTGTCTTGTTAAACATATATTGGGGAAGTCGATTAATCATCAAGTCCCCCTTTTCAAGTATGTAAAGATACTCTGCTATGATTAATATTACAAGAAATATTAACTCagaaataaagtaaaagtaaaaaaaaaaattaaaaagggcTGAAATCACATCTACTTTTTGTCCCTCATTGAGAAATGTTGGAACTGGCCTCATGCCTCGTCCAATGACCGCTGCTTGTGCTAGGTTGACCGGTGAAAGAGCAGTGTGCATCAAGATGGCTATAACCTCTCAGAGATTCAGCCATCCCTGTTTGAGCCTCACGTCAGGACAGGAGGCGGAAGCTCTGTGAAGCTGCCCTTTCTTTCCACGCCCGTGCTGTTCAGGCTGCTCCGCGGCTAGGACAGCTCCGTGGCGATAGTTTTGCATCCTGTCTAAGCTAGATTCAGAGTCTTTTTTTCTGGAAAATCAGCAGACGTATTCAAATGGCAAGTGTAGTTAGCATTCTTATATTTGTTTATGTAGCTTGTTAATTTGTCAGCTTTTTACTGGCAGTGGGTGACACAGGTACGGTGACGCTCTCTCTGTACGGACAAGTCTGCTCTGAGCTGGAGGTTagaggtttcttttttttaaagatttattttgtcatttttaggcctttatttttgacagcacagcttagacttgacaggggagaaagagggggaatgacatgcagcataCGTTCGGAACCAAatccgcggccgctgcgtcgaggactgagcctctgtatatgggctgGCACtaaaccaggtgagctacctagGCGCCCAGGTTTCTTTTAGAGCTTTTGCATATTAGACAGCGATTAGCTTTCAAATCTGTGACGTACCAAATCAAGCTGGTCCGTGACATGTTTGAATCTCAGATTTTAGGGAAGTGCACGGACATCTCCCCTTTTAGTAGAGGAATGTGAAAACACCTCTCTAGTGGCAAACTAGAGTTTGTCACTATAGTGACACAGATACAAGTCAGTATACATCTTGTGCTCTGACCTATTCTCACTTAAAGATGAACTGAAAGAATCAACGTTGATAACGTGTTggttatgacaaataaaaatgaattacactaaaaaaaaataaataaaaaaaaatcaatatagcTTTTGTTAAGCAACACAAAAATTACGTTTGTTAGTACTAGAACGCTGACAATTTCGATGACGTCACTGGCATGGTAGGACTTGCGAAGGTATATAGGCTACAGTGCAGCATATTAAATACACGTGAAAATTAGTAATTTTAATGGCATGAGTTACACATTTGAGCCTGTGAGGGACAGGCCTGTAGTGTCTGACTACCACTACATGGAGGACGATCAGTTTCAGTAATTTATTGTATCCAAGCACATTATGTATTTTAGGAAATAGAGACTGCTTATATATCGTGTGCATTaagagaaaatagaaaaggtCCTGTGCGTTTTAGAAGCCCGTTTTAGAATCGATGCAGATAAATGGAAAATGTGATTGGACGAATTCATCCAATGGGATCGCTTGTTAAGTTAGCTGCACGCAAAatgttaaaaccaaaataaataaagtttgaaaaaaaaaataagttagcTGCACGTAGGTGAGTTACCCCAGGTTGACCATAGATGCACGGAGGATTCACAAGTTTTGCCGTTTACTTTAGGCTAGTGCAGAGTTGACAGATTTTTTCCTTGTGGTCGTTGATGGATATTGCACAAATGGATACTGCACAGATACCTCTTATTATGGAACTAGCAGCTTTTTCTGCCAGTTGAACTCCCTCTGCATCAACAATGTGCCCTGAGACATCAGCTAGCTTCAGGGTGAGTAGAAAGGGACATTGGATTCTGTTTACAGACCCGCTGTGGTTTAGTTAACAGCTAGTAACGCATTATTATTGATCTGTGATATCATTGGAGTCATGGtttatttatacagtctatggtcggaGCGCTAGCTTGTGGAGTTTGACATAAGTGCTTCCAACGGGTTTAGCTGCTAGCTCTTTCCCTAGGTTGGATCGTTTGGTATCTAGCTTGGTTTTGTGACTCAATTTCAATGATGCCCAGTGTGTCAGTCTCAGTTTAGTTGAACGCTATAAAGCCTACACCTTAGGCTTTATTTGTGCGTGTAAGTGAATATGTACGTGTTTTGTGTATATCACAACAACGTTACATCCAGCCCTTTGCCTAGCAGATTGCTAGCATGCTGGATAACAGCTAAACAtacctctctgtcctctgcctgATGTGAGCGTTTCAGCGCCCTTTCTCTGCGGCAGATAGCATCGGTGGCGTTGGTACTTGCCGTTGGTCTATCGGTCTGTACTGTAGCCTGAAAAATCGATAATTGACGGAATGGCCTCAGGTTTCAGTCTGTTGGACTTAACCCTCACCCTGTTGTATCAAAAGTACAGCTCTCTAAATAGTCTGTCGCTAAAAAATGGTCGCTACAGACTCGAAATCCAGGGGCTGTTGGAGGGCTGGCCAGTTTTAAGGCAGCTAGCCATGAGTTGAGGACTGGTTTCCTTGTCAAAGGTAGCCTGTGGAAATGTATCGTAACCCCAGCTGCCTTAGCCCTATACAAGTCATTACTGCAGCCAGGGGCAATGCAGTATGAACCCCCCCTAGACCTGTTGGTTTCCGTTTCCTCAGCCATGTCCATTAGCCTCAGACTGTTTACATTCTATGGCTGCTTCTCATGCCAGTGACGTAGCCGATTATGGAATTCCAACATGGCGGCGCCCGTGTAACAACAACACCTTCAATGTACCATTATATCCCTTTTAACAAATTCAGCCATTTTAATCATTGTACCAgtgagaataaataaaatacatctgtTATATCACCTTTACTGAAATTCcagttcagttcatctttaaggcgagacactacaggtgaatagggtaaaatTTTTAACTagcagatatcaccatgaaactctcccagttgattacttacattaatatgagaaaaaaaatgtattacaggttttctgtaatttaatgtttaaatatgcaaattaggcattatctaattaaatatgcgctaatttgcatatcatttaaaaaacaaaatctgagTATTGGATAAATCCAAGttcaaaattatttttcattgtGTTCACATATTAGATGGGGAAAACATTACAGAGGGATTTATGGATATCTACTTTTGTTATCCTGTAAATCAGAATATACTGTCAATAGCCTTAAAAAATCGATTTTCGCCATgttttttggaataaaatgttatataagtCAGGCTAGGaataatatatttacaaatCCCTCTGTAAATGTCTTCATAATATAACTAGGTACAGGACTGGAAAGTTTGGCGTATAAAGAtgctactgaagtggagatttcaGACTTGGAGTATGAGAGAAAAGTCATTTTGAGAAAATGGGCTTTAAAGATTTTTATAGCAAAATTCCACTAATTTCTACTGAAAGCCATGAATTACAGACACATATCCCTTTAGGTCCAAGTAAGATCCATGTATCACACTGTTTAACATCCAAAACTCATTATTGCTTCATCCATCATTGATcaaaacaacacatcaacatGGCCTTCAACTGAAGACCATTACACCACAAACTTTAAACTGACATAACACAACCATTACACAGCCTAGTTCCCACAAATTAGTTTACAGTCTACATATCCATGCCAGCaccatacagtcaggtccataaatattgggacatcgacacaattcttatctttttggctctatacaccaccacaatggagttgaaatgaaacgaacaagatgtgctttaactgcagactttcagctttaatttgagggtatttacatccaaatcaggtgaacggtgtaggaattacaacagtttgtatatgtgcctcccactttttaagggaccaaaagtaatgggacaattggctgctcagctgttccatggccaggtgtgtgttattccgtcattatcccatttacaaggagcagataaaaggtccagagttcatttcaagtgtgctatttacatttggaatctgttgctgtcaactctcaatatgagatccaaagagctgtcactatcagtaaagcaagccatcattaggctgaaaaatctaaacaaacccatcagagagatagcaaaaacattaggtgtggccaaatcaactgtttggaacattcttaaaaagaaagaacgcaccggtgagctcagcaacaccaaaagacccggaagaccacggaaaacaactgtggtggatgaccgaagaatactttccctggtgaagaaaacacccttcacaacagttggccagatcaagaacactctccaggaggtaggtgtatgtgtgtcaaagtcaacaatcaagagaagacttcaccagagtgaatacagagggttcactacaagatgtaaaaccattggtgagcctcaaaaacaggaaggccagattagagtttgccaaacaacatctaaaaaagccttcacatttctggaacaacatcctatggacagatgagacaaagatcaacttgtaccagagtgatgggaagagaagagtatggagaaggaaaggaactgctcatgatccaaagcataccacctcatcagtgaagtatggtggtggtagtgtcatggcgtgggcatgtatggctgccaatggaactggttctcttgtatttattgatgatgtgactgctgacaaaagcagcaggatgaattctgaagtgtttcgagcaatattatctgctcatattcagccaaatgcttcagaactcattggacggcgcttcacagtgcagatggacaatgacccaagcatactgcgaaagcaaccaaagagttttttaagggaaagaagtggaatgttatgcaatggccaagtcaatcacctgacctgaatccgattgagcatgcatttcacttgctgaagacaaaactgaagggaaaatgccccaagaacaagcaggaactgaagacagttgcagtagaggcctggcagagcatcaccagagatgaaacccagcgtctggtgatgtctatgcgttccagacttcaggctgtaattgaatgcaaaggatttgcaaccaagtattaaaaagtgaaagtttgatttatgattgttaatctgtcccattacttttggtcccttaaaaagtgggaggcacatatacaaactgttgtaattcctacaccgttcacctgatttggatgtaaataccctcaaattaaagctgaaagtctgcagttaaagcacatcttgtttgtttcatttcaactccattgtggtggtgtatagagccaaaaagattagaattgtatcgatgtcccaatatttatggacctgactgtatgtagggccctcctccatctcctgctggtgtcttttcacttttttggctGTGCTTACACTTTTACGGCTTTTGAGATCCTAACCATGTCGTCATCCTTCATTGCATTGACAGGCTGTGCTCTGAAGCCACAATTTCGCCATCACAGACAGCATGGCAGAGGCACCCTCATTGAATGTAGAAATAGCCATACTGGCTGCAGCCTCAACCCTGGTTTTCACCACAAAGACTGTTTTTGGACATCGGGCCCATATAGGCATGCGTTGAGGCATGAGTTGGCATTCTGAGTGCCTCCATGCTGCATGTGCTTGACATCCGGTGATACACAGGGATGAGCTTCTTATCAATCATTCAAAAGACCAATATTTAGAACATTGGAGAATGCAAACAAAGTAGACTAAATTGTTATTTGACTGAGTATCTTCACACTGTCAGAGATACGAAGAAGAGACAGATCCTGACTaaatacaggctcagtgaccaccaactgggtcagacagagatacacttcctcctccactggGAAAAACTATCTTCACTAAGAGATTTACACCTTGGAAAAatagccaaaaaaataaaacttcccAAAGTTAACACCAGAAGAGAAGCTGGTAGTTCTCCTAGGAGAAGGGACAGCAGCTCCAGTGACAGCTAAACATGGATCTGCCTGCCACAGCCTGAGGGACTCACAACCACGATCCCaaaattacagatttgtttAGTATTGTATAGTAATTATAGTAGAATAGTATGTGACACCtacatatttaatatatgaAATGTAGGCTATGAATTTCTGTAGACTgcttaca
This sequence is a window from Sander vitreus isolate 19-12246 chromosome 6, sanVit1, whole genome shotgun sequence. Protein-coding genes within it:
- the LOC144519797 gene encoding sialic acid-binding Ig-like lectin 14 isoform X2, which produces MDSLKWPLFLVCLFSKGSQTEVSSWTIKVPSSVKGLPGSCVVIPCSFNYPDPSSVVTELTGMWAEGAHELIYHPDESTMKQQYRSRTELVGDIRQKNCSLKIDPLRQSDQGPFYFRIEMAGYDKFSYKENTVSITMSVPNPIQFSVKEEVVEGEKVSASCSVSHSCPSSPPVFTWSHTGDAHLDPQQLDDGQWRATSTLNFQATRADHNKPLQCTVTYKGGQHQNKSRDLKVKYAPANVTVEHKSDVKEGEAVLLRCSSDAHPPASSYQWHNETGAQLHQGNVYMLPNISRHTGALYCTVINAVGRGNSNPVQLNVLYAPEIKTASSCSSETDMVKCVCIAESRPPSMVYFVLSDRVLPSTEVEKHGFVTIGTLRAKFGSSEAVYCLANNTLGNANLSLPLPNSKMQNLYIIIASGAGGILVMLLITVIVVKKRGRSKDAPTPRMSSLKTDKDVVIPQYAPTKRKERSYDDVQCSGIYVDDHVYGNMETDCDEAIYANM
- the LOC144519797 gene encoding sialic acid-binding Ig-like lectin 14 isoform X1, producing MDSLKWPLFLVCLFSKGSQTEVSSWTIKVPSSVKGLPGSCVVIPCSFNYPDPSSVVTELTGMWAEGAHELIYHPDESTMKQQYRSRTELVGDIRQKNCSLKIDPLRQSDQGPFYFRIEMAGYDKFSYKENTVSITMSVPNPIQFSVKEEVVEGEKVSASCSVSHSCPSSPPVFTWSHTGDAHLDPQQLDDGQWRATSTLNFQATRADHNKPLQCTVTYKGGQHQNKSRDLKVKYAPANVTVEHKSDVKEGEAVLLRCSSDAHPPASSYQWHNETGAQLHQGNVYMLPNISRHTGALYCTVINAVGRGNSNPVQLNVLYAPEIKTASSCSSETDMVKCVCIAESRPPSMVYFVLSDRVLPSTEVEKHGFVTIGTLRAKFGSSEAVYCLANNTLGNANLSLPLPNSKMQNLYIIIASGAGGILVMLLITVIVVKKRRGRSKDAPTPRMSSLKTDKDVVIPQYAPTKRKERSYDDVQCSGIYVDDHVYGNMETDCDEAIYANM